The genomic stretch AGTGGTCTGCACAGTTCACTAAGCAGgcagtaaattttcactgaacactccttcgaataataaatggtaatgcccaaaatgaatgatggattggaccattttagatatttagcaggctaaaggctaaccAAAACTTCTAACATCgcctgcatatttttgcattatcGTTTATAGTAGTAAAGATACAGTAAACAAATTTCTTGTGAGTTTAGTAATATACGTCcttgataaaaaatattacaatttcaataaaatcaagtGATGCAAAAACAtctttcagttatttaacggccAATATAATATACCCTTTtaaaatgcgctcatttgattgatCGAAAAGGGTGCATGCGCGGTCCATAAAAAGCGATATTGACGcacaaaagtgataatgactcttgtgatatcactgtttcttatatgtatgaaatatggacAGTCCAAAGAATACATTTCAGAAGGGCATGTAATATATTAACAATTATaaacttatgtttcggtcaatatgtgttttacggacctgtaagATCCTCGGTCAGTCTCATTTATACAGgtgcgtaaaaacacatattgaccgaaacataagtcgaTAACTGTACAATAACCATGTTTCAGAAGACACATACATGaagtgttttctttaaaaaaacacgAGCAAATATTATGTTTAAGGATACGTAAGATTGTCGCGTTTTAActcacgaagtgctcaaggtgaggtattgtgaccggtcatttcgtccgtcgtgcgtcaacatttgctttgtgaacaccctaaaggctacagttgtgatccaatctttatgaaacttaatgaaaatgtttatcttgataatctctaggttaagtttgaatctgggtcatgtggggtcaaaaactaggtcagtaggccagatcataggaaaagcttatgaacactctagaggcgcCACAGTTgtaatccaatctttatgaaacttggtcagaatatttgtcttgttaagtttgaatctgggttacgTGGGATTAAAATATAggccacccggtcaaatcaaaagaaagcttgtgaacactctagaggccacacttgtgtcctaatctttataaaacttggtcaaaatgattgtcttgatgatctctaggccaagtttgaaactggattatgtggggtcaaaaaactaggtcagtagtccaaTTCATAGGAAAAGGTTATGAACATCCtacaggccacagttgtgacccaatctttatgcaacttggtcagaatgtttgtcttgataatttctaggtcaggtttggaACTGGATTATGtccagtcaaaaactaggtcagtaggctagatcataggaaaagcttgtgaacactctagaggcaacagttgtgacctaatctttacaAATCATTGTTAGAgcgtttgtcttgatgacatctaggtcaagtttgaatttgggttatGTAGGATTTGAAAATAGGTCACccggtaaaatcaaaggaaaagcttgtttatactctacaggccacagttgtgacccaatcgttatgaaacttagccagaatgtttgacttgatgatcgctagatcaagtttgaaactggatcatattggataaaaaactatgtcaccaggtcaaatcaaggaaaggTGTGTGAACACACTAAAGGCAACAGTTCttacccaatcttaatgaaacttagtcagaatatttgacTTGATGATCCCtagattaaatttgaaactgggtcatgtggggtcaaaatcaaggtcaccaggtcaaatcaaaggaaaagcttgtgaacactctagaggccacaattgtgacttaatctttatgtaatttggtaaaaatgtttattttgatggtCTTTAGATTAactttgaaacttggtcatgtggaataaaataaattgatcaccaggtccaatcaaaggacaagcttgtgaacactctagaggccacagctgTAACCCaatcgtcatgaaacttggtcagaatgtttttcttgatgactaataggtcaaatttgaaactgggtcatgtggggtcaaaaactaggtcaccaggtcaaatcaaatcaaatcaaataatcCACCACTTATTTAACCCCCTGAAAGCatgaaaacatatatatcacAGGTCTTACCATATCATTCTCTACGGCTCTGCAAAATGTAATTCCGGTTAGGCTGATTGTGTCCAGGTGGTCATAGTTCCCCCTAATGATAACTATGGTACTGTCTTCAGTTGCCACTAGACGTATTTCCGCTTTCTCAGTGCTGTCAAGGTTTAATGGCGGAATGTAGTGCTGTTTACCTAGTGTCTCGCGCGGTGGCATCTGGGCCCTATTGTCGTCTGCACCACAAAATATAGCCATAGGCCGATTTGCTGTTAGCAGCTTTTGGTGGCCTAGTTCTACAATGACACAATACCAACgactcattattttttttaattcattacaTTAAATCTGAAAGTAGAATGTAAATGGTtcatagcccgcccgcttagctctgtaGGGAGAGCGTTCGTATACGGtccgcggggtcgtgagttcgatcctggggcggggtgtatgttctccgtgacaatttgataaaagacactgtgtcagaaatcattcgtcctccacctctgatttatgtggggaagttggcagttacttgcggagaacaggtttgttctggtacagaatccagtaacactggttaggttaactgcccgccgttacatgactaaaatactgttgaaaaaaacggcgtttaacccaaaacaaacaaacaaaaatggttCATATCAAACAATAGAAATCCTGAGTCTGAATCACTGTAATAAGTGTTCTATAACTTTAAtcgtttctttttaaaaatcgcACCCACCCTCAAGAAAGGAATCTAGCCCCATAGCACCTCCTTGCGACACCAAAGCCAACCATTCTATTTCATTACCAAATTATGAGTGTGTAAATAACGTAACTACATTTTATGTTAATTGCACCAACATTACGACGCAACAAGTTTTACTGCTAAGCTGTGTTTTCAATAGAACGTAGAGGTTGATGCaatctttttcatttgattagatATCATAAAAATGCAGGAATATTAGACAAAGTGGCCTCGTAATATTTGTGAACAATACAAGCCGGAAATATTAACAATTTCAACCAAcaaaggtgtcggccgctcaacccagcggtcgtgggttcgagccccattggggtcacgaccataacttctcatatgacaccagtactggtttttcctgGAAGCTGACTCGAGAGTAAGTAGTCTGACATTGGTCCAAACATACTCGATGAGGTTCATGTTTATGCATTTGGTTACCTCCCCTCATGTATTTCTTAAGGTTCATGTTTATGCATTTGGTTACCTCCCCTCATGTATTTCTTAAGGTTCATGTTTATGCATTTGGTTACCTCCCCTCATGTATTTCTTAAGGTTCATGTTTATGCATTTGGTTACCTCCCCTCATGTATTTCTTAAGGTTCATGTTTATGCATTTGGTTACCTCTACTCATGTATTTCTTAAGGTTCATGTTTATGCATTTGGTTACCTCTACTCATGTATTTCTTAAGGTTCATGTTTATGCATTTGGTTACCTCTACTCATGTATTTTCGGTTTTGACTTTTCTACTTTGTAGCCTattattcttcaaaatatttatacCAAATTTGTCTAACACAAATTCTAGAGACGAAACTATAAACAATTTCTAAACAAAGCTCTGCGTTCTACAAAATATAATATTCGCACTCACTGTAATATTCAAGCACTGCAATCTCTCAAAACAGTTTATCCTGATTGTTCTTAAGAACATggtataaatataaaattcaaaaagaaatattcTTGTCAGTGGCGATAACCAAACATACAGCTTgaattttaagctttaaaaacCAACAGGTAAGTGTTAACATAACCTATGAGAATACAGAAGTTTATTACCAATCAAGTTATTTTGTGATAACCTTTTCCAACATATtgtttgaatgtttttgtttatgttttcaaatttattatcGAAGTACGCCTAACAACGTTGATACTACATCTTAATTAAGTTAATCAGAAGTGGACACTTGTACCATCTTACAGAGACTTTGTTTTATCATACTTTTAATTTAAGCCTCGAAGAACTAACCTCGCCATTTTTACCATGTTTCTGACCAGGTTCGGTGAGCATTCCATTCTTGAGtacaaatctttttttaaaaactcttaaatccagctggcttacgaaaggttggtggttctacccaggtgcccgctcctgatgaaataCTGTACgcaggggtacctggggtcttcctctaccatcaaagctggaacgtcgcctTTTGACCTAttaaactgtgtcggtgcgacgttaaacaaaacaaaatacaaataaaataaatctggCATAAATCTGGCATTCCTTAATAGCAGCAGAGCAGACAATTGAACAAACTTGAAGACTTGGAGAAAAGGTTCTGTGAACATCcttaaggtatacagacactaaataggaaaatggtgcGAAAGAAATGgtagcataatggcggattcagaTAATAACTGTTctcatttttgtatttgtttgtgttttgtgtgtgtgtgtgtaggggggggggggggggttgttttgCTCTGTAAAGCTATGTTCcttgttttctttgcattttttctgaaatcaCAGGCCAGCTCAATGCTGGATAATtaggaagcattttcataatgaaatgactGCTTCACAGAATTTATCATGGAATCTTAGGTCATACAGCACCACTACAATTaagggtctcatttttagctgattttgtaatttgtgtttgactgaaaatatttttcttgcaccaaacatgacccctacttttcttttaatttttattcagcactgacaatatccttcaagaaaatgtaagttacagacatttaaaataggtcctggCCCAGCCAttggaaatttgtcaattttagaCAGAATAAAGAATGCTAGCTATTTAATGTGTTCGTGCCTTAAGGGGCTGAAGAGGCATTGTTGTATAAGAGTTTCTTTAATTTTACCCgttttctaaaatggactcgtccatcattcaatttggacaataccatttattattcgaaggggtgttcactgaaaattactgactgaacagtgtagaccatgatcagcctgcacggatcttggtctgcactggttgcaaaggcagaatcactttccgccagcaggctaaaggttaaatacagTCGAGCAGAACGGTTGGGAAAACTGGGAAAATAAAACTGGgaaaataaaagagttttacgGTTACCTTTATCATACATCTCTTTAGTTATTGAAACTGGTACAGGTCCAACAGGTCCAACGTTCGATTCTGTGTTATCTTCGATAGCATACCCTGtgcaaactgaaactgaaacaagCAATGACACTGTTTTATACATAGTTTCAATttttgatatctttttttttcaataaggaAATTACACCTTTTCAATGTCAATGATTTCAAAAGccaatttattatcacattttCACAGTAGGTGTTGAGCAATCTTCAGTAGGAAGTAAATGCAAAAACTAAATCCCTGTCTAGTGTTGAAAATAattccagtgttttttttttttttcgttttttttttattgaagttaGTGATTTGTTGGTCTCATATTTAACAGTCTCTTGAACCCgcgtacaaaaaaaaactggACTAATGACTAATTTCACACTTTACAGAAATGACTAGACACAGATGTAAACAGTTAAGGGACCTCTTGTTTGTTTTCCTCCGAGTTTTATCATGAAATTCAGTGTCTTACAATTATGTGGAAcacagaagaaaatattttttattcaatgtaTACAAAAACAGAGATGGTAAACGTCCTTTTAttgtggtatgtttaggacatgcatttaatttttttaggttaaattatctcgtgcgcacgacatcttagctcgtgcgcacgacatcttatctcgtgcgcacgaaatcttatttcgagcactagacatcttatctcgtgcaaacgacattttatctcgagcgcacgacactTTATGTCGGGCgctcgatatcttatctcgacATCTTATCgacaagatgtcgtgcgcacgagataagatgtcatgtgctcgagataaaatgtcgtgcgctcgaaataagatgtcatgcgctcgagataatttaatctttaaaaaagtaaatgcATGTCTTAAATATACTGTCGTATCTTTTATACACTTGTagaaaatttcattgaaattaaaccTTGTCCAATAGCTTCAAGACATTCTATTTTGAAGTGGAAAACAAATATAACTAAACtatcttattaaattttaaattatttctattgGCAATTATAGTTTACACACAATTTACACACAATAATCAAGTGACCTATACAGCAACTCGAATtaagttttatcaataattatCATACTTGACTATATAAGTTATGTTTTCAAAGTAATGACTTGACAGCCTTTAGtccaatatatagaggatattacatgagtgtcttttcatattgaatttattaaacgagttgaataaaataataaaatgcgaggctgtgccgagcattttattaattttattaaacgagtttaataaattcaatgtggaatgtcacaaatgtaatattctttttatcacatgttagcctttcttgtcgaaacattaaaaattcgactttcttttactatataaacaagtcaatttgatcaacgtctcctatactataaatgacgtggacgtcaaagctttattacactagtgtattatcattttttatttaatggctttattacactcccgcgacgtcaaacatgtgatgaatGTAGTTGTTACAGATTTTGACAATAACTTGCACTCAAAACTGTTACCTTTTCTGAGTCGAGAAACGCCAAAGATCCCCCAATAAGTTTAACCAAGAGTTTTGAAACTTGGTTACGTAAGGAGATTTGATGACTACAGAtctttgtgtgaagtttcaatgaaataaatataggTGTTTTAGATACAGCCTGACAGTTAGTTTAAGGCACAATTTTAGCCAAATGTTCTAGGTTGATAAAATGCTATAATATACACTTTGTTCAACCAAGAGTTACCGAACTTGGTCTTTTCAGTAGGTTTGTTGACTAGGAAACCTTGTTACAATTTTCAGTTCAAAACATGCAATTACTGAGATATCGCCCTACACGCACAACTTTTTAACCGAGGTGTGACGTCGGCGGCTACTCCGACGCCCGGGTGAGCAAAAATAACTCTCACTACATCAAAAAggcgagctaaaaaggaaaaataacgatttaaattcaaacagtgaaatcatttacCATTTTCGGCAGTTTCGTTGGTATCAAGTGTGCTGTCCAAAAATAAGTGATAGCTAGGTCCAAGTATGTCAACCGGAAGTACTGAATGACCAAACGCTTTTCCTGATGAAAGATTACGAAACACGTATACAGAAATTTCATCTTTAGCATCAATATGTATTACCTGCAAAAACCACATAAGttgaaaataaatatctttagAAAAGAGGATGGACGGGTAGCCAGCACATGATATGATAGGTCTAAGATTCAGTGAAAATAATGAAAGCCTGAAAATCCACATGCTCACcgtaataaaaagtattttttagaAGAGTCATTTAAGTAAATTCTGGCAGTCAGCTGGACCTGTCCTGCAAAAGTCTCAGGCCTGTATGGTATACATCAAAGATATACTGAGTACTTTATCCTGACAATGTGTcctgaaattttttaaatgttactgaATCGGACTACTCCTGAAGAAATATGCAAGAGCTCAgtcacatttttgcatgatttGCTCTTGACCTTGATTTAAGAAACCCTTGACCTCTGACcgttttgtaagaaaatttgcGAGTTTATTTATGTCCTTAAAGCTTATCAAAGCCAGACAATTGTACTTCAGCATGTTGAAAATATTGCTACTTTTGTGTGAAAAGGCCATTTTAAATCTATGATTTAAATGTTGGTACTTTCAGTTGTATATCTCGACCATTTTGGtcactatattttttatttcaatatttttaggTCCTTATTATCACTTCATGATAGGCTAAAATGTATTcttataaaattgtgtaaaagGAGAAGAATTTTACATGAACTAAAATAAAAGCATcattatatatattcaatttgttTCAAGTATAGCACCGTCACCGAAAGAATGATGTACAGATTATGTTAAAACATTAATTATTACAATCATTTAGCTAATGTTCGTTTACGCACACAGGCTGAAAAAAATCGATTGACATAAtagcaaaatgaaataaaaatgaagaatAAATGAACTCTTTTCCCCAGCGGTGTTGTGTTTGATTTCCAATTTGATATCCTGACTGTTTTACCAATAACATCCTAACCACACATCTTACCTCTAACCCCTTTCACACACAAAGCAAATCTCTGTACTGGGTACGAAAATTCTCAGCTGAACTGagtttttatgctcccgaagggaggcatatagtttttgaaccgtctgtcggtctgtcggtctgtcagtctgtcggtctgtccgcaattttcgtgtccggtccatatctttgtcatcgatggatggattttcaaataacttggcatgaatgtgtaccacagtaagacgacgtgcagtgcgcaagacccaggtccgtagctcaaggtcaaggtcacacttagacgttaaaggatgtGCATTGATGGGgtgtcggtccatatctttgtcatcgatggatggattttcaaataacttggcatgaatgtgtaccacagtaagacgacgtgcagtgcgcaagacccaggtccgtagctcaaaggtcaaggtcacacttagacgttaaaggatagtgcattgatgggcgtgtccggtccatatctttg from Mercenaria mercenaria strain notata chromosome 16, MADL_Memer_1, whole genome shotgun sequence encodes the following:
- the LOC128549273 gene encoding uncharacterized protein LOC128549273, whose amino-acid sequence is MAKECRNSIKWESDEPVKINTSLEIDYDVMFVTALYERAHFVIDAADNFGLEFVVPVDANDNGYFIFLTNVNDKSVDVRIHGSEAKVVGPNKTEVVAKSDFSQHSSVIHIDAKDEISVYVFRNLSSGKAFGHSVLPVDILGPSYHLFLDSTLDTNETAENVSVCTGYAIEDNTESNVGPVGPVPVSITKEMYDKELGHQKLLTANRPMAIFCGADDNRAQMPPRETLGKQHYIPPLNLDSTEKAEIRLVATEDSTIVIIRGNYDHLDTISLTGITFCRAVENDMLYDINSTKPIQVHLQMRSKDLSWASVVVIPPVEQYKSEHVFPGINSIGSRDHFEIVYVY